The sequence CCTTGCAGCGCTCGTCGTCGAGCGTTGACCGAGACCTGGTGGTGACGATGACGCGCCCTTCCCGACGCGCCCGAGCGGCGCGGTGGCTGACGCCGCCGGCCGCCGCCGTGCTCGCCCTGACCGCCCTCGCCGGGTGTACCGGCGAGCCGCCGGACCCGGCGACGCGGCCGGCCGCCGACGGCAGCGGGCACGACGTCGGCGTCCAGCTGTTCCAGTGGACGTGGGACGCGGTCGCGGCGGAGTGCACCGACGAGCTCGGGCCGGCGGGGTACGCCTGGGTGCTCGTCTCGCCACCTCAGGAGCACGTCGTGGGAGCGCCCTGGTGGACGGCGTACCAGCCGGTGAGCTACCGGCTGGAGTCCCGGCTCGGCACGCGCGAGCAGCTCGCGGCGATGGTCGAGACCTGCCACGACGCGGGCGTCGACGTCCGGGTCGACGCGGTGATCAACCACATGACCGGCCAGGACGAGCCCGGGACGGGCTGGGCGGGCTCGTCGTACGAGCACTACCGCTACCCCGGGACGTGGGAGGAGGACGACTTCCACCACTGCGGGCTCACGCCCGCGGACGACATCGTGCTCTACGGCGACCGCGAGCAGGTCCAGACGTGCGAGCTCGTGAACCTCGCGGACCTCGACACGGGGGCGTCGCACGTGCGCGAGCGGCTGACGGCGTACCTCGAGGACCTCGTGGGGCTCGGGGTCGACGGGTTCCGCATCGACGCCGCCAAGCACATGGCTGCGCAGGACGTGGGGGCGGTCGTGGCGCCGCTCGACGACGACGTCGCGATCATGCAGGAGGTCATCCGGGGATCTGCGGAGCCGGTCCAGCCGGAGGAGTACGTCGCGAACGGCCAGGTGTACGAGTTCACGTACGGCAAGGAGATGGCGGGCGTCGTCGCGGGGTCGCCCGGCCTGGCGCTCGAGCTCGGCGAGGCGTCCGCGCGGTACCTGCCGTCGGACGACGCGGTCGTGTTCGTCGAGAACCACGACACCGAGCGCAACGGCTCGACGCTCTCCTACCGGGCGGGGACAGACGACGCCCTGGCGACCGTGCTCATGCTCGCGGGCGACTACGGCACGCCCCAGGTCTACTCCGGTTACGCGTTCGACGACGTCGACGCGGGCCCGCCGCAGGACGACGGCGGCACGGTGCTGGACGCGTCCTGCTCCGCCGACCCGGGACCGCAGGCCACGCCGGCGCCGGGAGACTGGGTCTGCCAGCACCGCTGGCCGCAGGTCGCGGGGATGGTCGGCTGGCGCGGCGTCGTCGGTGACGCCGAGGTCCGGGACACGTGGTCGGAGGGCGACGCCGTCGCGCTCGGCCGCGGGCAGCGCGGCTTCGTCGTCGTGAACCTGGGCGACGAGACGCTGACGACCACGCTCCCGACGAGCCTGCCGGAGGGCGACTACTGCGACGTGCTGAGCGCCGCCGACGCGTGCGCGCGCACGACCGTGCACGACGGCGAGATCGAGGTCGTGGTCCCGCCCGGCTCGGCGGCCGCGTGGGACGTCGCGCGCACGGACTGACGGCGAGCAGCGAGGGACGGGCCGACGGCCCGTCCCTCGCGTGGTCTCCCGGCGGAGGCGTCGCCGGGAGCGTCCGTCAGGCGCGCAGCCAGACGGTGGTGTCGGCCGGCACGACGAGCGCGTCGCCGTCGGTCACGAGGTCGCCCGACGCGATCAGCACGAGGGCGTCGGCGGGCAGCCGGACCGGGGTGGTGCCCAGGTTGGCCACGACCCGCACGCCGCGGTTGACGAGGTCGAGCACGTCGTCGCCGGACGCGTGCCAGGCCAGGCCGCCCGAGCCGAGCTGCTCGGCCTTGCGCAGGGCGAGCGCGGACCGGTAGGTCTCGTACGTCGATCCCGCGACGCCACGCTGGGCGTCGGCGGCGTACGCGACCCAGGACGCGGGCTGGGGCAGCCACGTGCGGCCGGTGGGGGAGAAGCCGAAGCCCGGCTCGGCCGCCGACCAGGGGAGCGGCACCCGGCAGCCGTCACGGCCGCGCTCCGCCCCGCCCGTGCGGAAGAACGCCGGGTCCTGGCGCAGGTCGTCCGGCAGCGCGGTGTGGTCGGGCAGGCCCAGCTCCTCGCCCTGGTAGAGGTACGCGGAGCCCGGCAGGCCCAGCATCAGCAGCGTGGCCGCGCGGGCGCGGCGCAGGCCGAGCTCCTCGTCGGGCTGCTCGTCACTTGCGCCGATGCCGTTGGGGCGCGATCCCGCCACGGCCAGCCCCAGGCGCGAGGCGTGCCGGACGACGTCGTGGTTGGACAGGACCCACGTGGTCGGCGCACCGACGGAGTCGGACGCCGCGTACGACGCGGTGATGACGTCCCGCAGCGCGGCGGCGTCCCACAGGGTCGCCAGGAAGGCGAAGTTGAAGGCCTGCTGCATCTCGTCCGGCCGCACGTACCGCGCCAGGCGGGACAGCGGCTCGACCCACGCCTCGGCGACGAGCGCGCGGTCGCCCTGGTACCCGGCGAGCACGCGGTTCCACGCGCGGTAGATCTCGTGCACGCCGTCCTGGTCGAACATCGGGCCCTGGTTGCCGGATCCCGTGACCTCGTCGACGCGCTCCACCTCGGTGCCGTCGGCGTGCGCGTGCAGCACGTGCTCCGCGGCCTCGTGCGCGGTCTCCGAGCCCTCGATCATCGAGACGTGCCCGTGCCAGTCCGGCAGCCCCGGGGCCTTCACCATGCCGTGCGCGACGTCGATCCGGAACCCGTCGACCCCGCGGTCGAGCCAGAACCGCAGGACGTCCTCGAACTCGGCGCGGACCTCGTCGTGCTCCCAGTTGAGGTCCGGCTGGCGCGAGTCGAACAGGTGCAGGTACCACTGCCCGTCGGGCACGCGGGTCCAGGCAGGACCGCCGAAGATCGACTCCCAGTTGTTGGGCGGCAGCTCGCCGTGCTCACCACGCCCCTCGCGGAACAGGTAGCGCTCGCGGGCGGGCGAGCCGGGGGCGGCGGCGAGGGCCTCGACGAACCACGCGTGCTCGTCGGAGGTGTGGTTCGGCACCAGGTCGACGATCACCCGCAGCCCCAGCCCGTGCGCGCGGCCGAGCAGCGCGTCGAAGTCGTCCAGCGTGCCGAACAGGGGGTCGACGTCCCGGTAGTCCGCCACGTCGTAGCCCGCGTCCGCCTGCGGCGAGCGGTAGAACGGCGAGAGCCAGACGGCGTCGACGCCGAGCTCGGCCAGGTGCGGCAGGCGCGAGGTGATGCCGGGGAGGTCGCCGACGCCGTCCCCCGAGCCGTCCGCGAACGAGCGCGGGTAGACCTGGTAGATGACGGCGTCGCGCCACCACTCGCCGTCGGGCGAGCCGGGAGCGTGCACAGTCGTGGGTCGGGCGTCGAGCATGGTCACGGGGGGTCGTACCTTTCGCAAGGGTGTGCTGCGGACGCAGCGGGAAGGTCGCGCCGGAGGCGCACGTGCCGGGGTGGCTGGGTCAGCCGGCCGCGACGTCGTCGAGGGCCTGCACGACGACGGGCGCCGCGCCGGTCGAGCCGCGCACGATCAGCTCCGGGTGGAACTGGAGCTCGGTGCGGGAGGCCGGGGTCTCGTTGATCTCCGCGACGAGCGCGGAGACGGCCGCGTGCCCCATCGCCAGGACGGGCTGGCGCACGGTGGTCAGCGGCGGGTCGGTGAACGCGATGAGCGGCGAGTCGTCGAACCCGACCACCGACAGGTCGTCCGGCAC is a genomic window of Cellulomonas fulva containing:
- a CDS encoding alpha-amylase, encoding MTRPSRRARAARWLTPPAAAVLALTALAGCTGEPPDPATRPAADGSGHDVGVQLFQWTWDAVAAECTDELGPAGYAWVLVSPPQEHVVGAPWWTAYQPVSYRLESRLGTREQLAAMVETCHDAGVDVRVDAVINHMTGQDEPGTGWAGSSYEHYRYPGTWEEDDFHHCGLTPADDIVLYGDREQVQTCELVNLADLDTGASHVRERLTAYLEDLVGLGVDGFRIDAAKHMAAQDVGAVVAPLDDDVAIMQEVIRGSAEPVQPEEYVANGQVYEFTYGKEMAGVVAGSPGLALELGEASARYLPSDDAVVFVENHDTERNGSTLSYRAGTDDALATVLMLAGDYGTPQVYSGYAFDDVDAGPPQDDGGTVLDASCSADPGPQATPAPGDWVCQHRWPQVAGMVGWRGVVGDAEVRDTWSEGDAVALGRGQRGFVVVNLGDETLTTTLPTSLPEGDYCDVLSAADACARTTVHDGEIEVVVPPGSAAAWDVARTD
- a CDS encoding glycoside hydrolase family 13 protein, with the translated sequence MLDARPTTVHAPGSPDGEWWRDAVIYQVYPRSFADGSGDGVGDLPGITSRLPHLAELGVDAVWLSPFYRSPQADAGYDVADYRDVDPLFGTLDDFDALLGRAHGLGLRVIVDLVPNHTSDEHAWFVEALAAAPGSPARERYLFREGRGEHGELPPNNWESIFGGPAWTRVPDGQWYLHLFDSRQPDLNWEHDEVRAEFEDVLRFWLDRGVDGFRIDVAHGMVKAPGLPDWHGHVSMIEGSETAHEAAEHVLHAHADGTEVERVDEVTGSGNQGPMFDQDGVHEIYRAWNRVLAGYQGDRALVAEAWVEPLSRLARYVRPDEMQQAFNFAFLATLWDAAALRDVITASYAASDSVGAPTTWVLSNHDVVRHASRLGLAVAGSRPNGIGASDEQPDEELGLRRARAATLLMLGLPGSAYLYQGEELGLPDHTALPDDLRQDPAFFRTGGAERGRDGCRVPLPWSAAEPGFGFSPTGRTWLPQPASWVAYAADAQRGVAGSTYETYRSALALRKAEQLGSGGLAWHASGDDVLDLVNRGVRVVANLGTTPVRLPADALVLIASGDLVTDGDALVVPADTTVWLRA